One segment of Clostridium botulinum DNA contains the following:
- a CDS encoding flavodoxin family protein encodes MKTLVLFGAARQNGQTKALLDAFLNGLEGEVEIIDAYRMNDKIAPCKDCRFCWHKKGCSIKDGMQEIYQKYEEADNVIVASPMYFHSITGELKVLIDRFQVYWAGHVRKDKPETNTKKGAILMVGGAPSFENQFLGGEIVLTNFLKDLSTDCEGIITFSNTDKDSIKDSEEIKKKAYDLAQKLNR; translated from the coding sequence ATGAAAACATTAGTATTATTTGGAGCAGCAAGACAAAATGGTCAAACTAAAGCATTATTGGACGCTTTTCTTAATGGATTAGAAGGAGAAGTTGAAATAATCGATGCATACAGAATGAATGATAAGATAGCACCATGTAAAGATTGTCGTTTTTGCTGGCATAAAAAAGGATGTTCAATAAAGGATGGAATGCAAGAAATTTATCAAAAATATGAGGAAGCAGATAATGTAATAGTTGCTTCACCAATGTATTTTCATAGCATAACTGGAGAACTTAAGGTATTAATTGATAGATTCCAAGTTTATTGGGCTGGACATGTTAGAAAAGACAAGCCGGAAACCAATACTAAAAAAGGTGCAATACTTATGGTTGGAGGAGCACCAAGCTTTGAAAATCAATTCTTAGGTGGAGAAATAGTATTAACTAATTTCTTAAAGGATTTAAGCACAGATTGCGAAGGAATTATTACTTTCTCAAATACTGATAAAGATTCTATAAAAGATTCTGAAGAAATAAAGAAGAAAGCTTATGATTTAGCACAAAAACTAAATAGATAA